One segment of Pempheris klunzingeri isolate RE-2024b chromosome 20, fPemKlu1.hap1, whole genome shotgun sequence DNA contains the following:
- the itgb4 gene encoding integrin beta-4, protein MGRWTLHLSAGLGLLALLLTCCYAEVNYCLASRAKTCSECLQSGKGCVYCPDETFNGPRCDLRKNMLAHGCTAAALISAESSMKIEREQRINMALSQSQVSPQQMSMTFLPGEERIVDVEVFTPTQGPLDLYILMDFSNSMSDDLDNLKKMGKQLASLVQRLSNDYAIGFGKFVDKVIEPQTDMRPAKLAKPWPDSDPPFSYQTVIKLTNDLDFFTSELQKERISGNLDAPEGGFDAILQAAVCGDKIGWRDLSTHLLVFSTESAFHYEADGANVLSGILPRNDERCHLDAKGKYTEDTKQDYPSIPTLVRLLGKHNIIPIFAVTNHSYSYYKKLQEYFPIAEVGLLQEDSGNILQVMEIAFENIRSKMSIRAEEKPKAFEAQFLSTSGTVKKYGAFDFKPGAIGKFKLRLKAQREVDEQPVCQIAEGKEGTMRVKPTTFNDGVNIKASVLCPTCDCEKTPILKAARCHGNGDLVCGKCRCYDGWLNTFCNCSASASALDTSQCIGPGMTKPCSGRGDCLACGTCVCYNPDQFEGPYCQYDNTQCQRYGGFLCNDRGSCVMGQCACMEGWEGNSCECPKSNQTCLDSNGGVCNGQSSCVCGRCECPTSSIEVTSTCEPNFESQLGVCEGTKACVLCKAWKTGEKKEEEECAKCPFDIVMVDELKEREKVLDSCSFRDEDDCTYYYTVENPKNPSIKKLEVQVLEKKDCPPASLLWLLPLLLFLLLLLALLLLCCWKYCACCKTCCQSCLALLPCCRRGRMVGFKEDEYLLRQSLLTSDHLDTPMVRTGPPKGTDVVRWKVTDNVHRGPNHPQALIKPNPKESIQFPVSLRLNRLFSENLSRHESREAEQLRKEVGDNLNEVYKQIPGAQKVQKTSFRMQRNAGKRHDYVIMDTVLSAPRGSYPDIVKLTEKNVQSGNFQDLKVVPGYYTVATDKEAAGAVEFQEGVESVDVHVPLFVKDEDDDKKQLLVEAMDVPLGIAEIGKRLVNITIIKEHATSVFSFLQPAYTYSRQDKVANIPISREIIEDGRTQVTYRTRDLTAKDKKDYVNVEGDLSYVAGETQKTVPVRLLELGEKDGLLEDKQVKQFVMDLSNPRQGAKLGRYPRTTVTITDQPEPSVMMFKKGTQNFTTSDPTYTVPVVRTRNQDSTATVKWRTKKAQRFELSGPLKFAPGETEKNIVIDPRAHPGPIKNETIQLELFDPSSNASVGERKTTLINVTEGEIAQMQQKGYINQKATSPGGHLPSPANLNAKATGPRNIHLNWDPPPGNPMGYKVKYWIYGDAEKDAQVLDVTAPQAELTNLYPYCDYEMRVCAYNSIGDGYDTDMVACQTLEDVPGEPGRLAFNVISPTVTQVSWGEPAETNGNITAYEVIYTPIDDELKPVGAAKKVKIDNPKKRMLLIENLQNGQTYQYKVRAKNSVGWGPFRDASINLASQPARPLSIPIIPDIPIVDAEAGDEYDSYLMYSNEVLKSPAGSKTPSVSGDDYVMNGKWDQNFLFPGGSVTRNMSASSSPMSTLSSNYRGAGGGSGSFTTETSTTYMSGPGSTRRQDMIGGVHTSEVIMRKRSENRGYTDENIRDSIVMGDVLSKFPDLGGFGYTGMQSSSQSQFSYSLSQGSRARNQSTDVSEALYNLDRVLQDARHSPGVPDTPSRLVFSALGPTALKVSWQEPHCEKDILGYCVLYQLLNGGDVKRIDVTNPAENSVIIQDLLPNHSYLFKVKAQSQEGWGPEREGVITIESAVDPKSPLSPMPGSPFTLSTPSAPGPLVFTALSPDSLQLSWEKPRKPNGDILGYVVTCEQLHGGGDVRSFQVNGDSAETSLTVPNLAENVPYKFKVQARTTQGFGPEREGIITIESQDGSALSQYNSQSMTRREVFHMPTEVSTRTNVSHTMLDDPYFSDGMMMTTQHTETAGMVTRQFTKEVVQRSVMGETTVTKKMFYES, encoded by the exons ATGGGGAGATGGACGTTGCATCTCTCGGCGGGGCTCGGGCTTCTGGCCCTCCTGTTGACCTGCTGCTATGCTGAAG TGAACTACTGCCTGGCTTCCAGGGCCAAGACTTGCTCCGAGTGCCTGCAGTCTGGGAAAGGCTGCGTCTACTGCCCTGATGAG ACCTTCAATGGCCCGCGCTGTGACCTGCGCAAGAACATGCTCGCCCACggctgcactgctgcagctctaatCTCAGCTGAAAGCAGTATGAAGATAGAGAGA GAGCAGCGGATCAACATGGCGCTCTCGCAGTCTCAGGTGTCTCCACAGCAGATGAGCATGACGTTTCTAccgggagaggagaggatagtGGATGTGGAGGTGTTCACTCCAACCCAAGGCCCTCTGGACCTTTATATTCTCATGGACTTCTCCAACTCCATGTCTGACGATTTGGACAACTTGAAGAAGATGGGCAAACAGCTGG CTTCATTGGTTCAGAGGCTGTCAAATGATTACGCCATTGGGTTTGGAAAGTTTGTGGACAAAGTGATCGAGCCTCAGACTGACATGAGACCCGCCAA ACTCGCCAAGCCGTGGCCCGACAGTGACCCTCCGTTCTCATACCAAACCGTCATCAAGCTGACCAACGACTTGGACTTCTTCACCAGTGAGCTCCAGAAGGAGAGAATATCCGGCAACCTGGACGCCCCCGAAGGAGGTTTTGATGCCATATTGCAGGCAGCAGTTTGTGGG GATAAGATTGGCTGGCGCGACCTCAGCACACATCTCCTGGTCTTCTCCACTGAGTCAGCCTTCCACTACGAGGCCGACGGCGCCAACGTGCTGTCAGGCATCCTGCCACGCAACGACGAGCGCTGCCACCTGGACGCAAAAGGCAAATACACAGAGGATACAAAGCAGGATTACCCTTCGATACCCACACTGGTTCGTCTGCTGGGCAAACACAACATCATTCCCATCTTTGCCGTCACCAACCACTCCTACTCGTACTACAAG AAACTCCAAGAGTATTTCCCCATCGCTGAGGTTGGTCTGCTGCAAGAGGACTCAGGCAATATCCTGCAAGTCATGGAGATTGCCTTTGAG AATATCCGTTCCAAGATGAGCATCCGTGCAGAGGAGAAACCCAAGGCTTTCGAGGCACAGTTCTTGTCCACCAGTGGAACCGTTAAAAAATACGGGGCTTTTGATTTCAAGCCTGGAGCAATA gGCAAGTTCAAGTTGCGGCTCAAAGCCCAGCGAGAGGTCGACGAGCAGCCTGTCTGTCAAATAGCAGAGGGCAAAGAGGGGACAATGAGAGTCAAACCCACAACCTTTAATGACGGTGTCAACATCAAGGCTTCCGTTCTGTGTCCAACCTGTGACTGTGAGAAG ACTCCCATCCTTAAAGCAGCCAGATGCCACGGCAACGGAGACCTGGTGTGCGGGAAGTGTCGGTGCTATGATGGCTG GCTGAATACATTCTGTAACTGCTCAGCAAGTGCTTCGGCTCTGGACACCAGCCAGTGTATTGGGCCGGGCATGACGAAACCTTGCTCAGGCCGTGGGGACTGCCTGGCGTGTGGAACCTGTGTGTGCTACAACCCGGATCAGTTTGAAGGACCCTACTGTCAGTACGACAACACCCAGTGTCAAAGATATGGAGGCTTCCTCTGCAACG ATCGTGGCTCCTGCGTTATGGGTCAGTGTGCATGTATGGAGGGCTGGGAGGGCAATTCCTGTGAGTGTCCCAAGAGCAACCAGACCTGTCTGGATAGCAATGGC GGTGTCTGCAATGGGCAAAGTAGCTGCGTATGTGGCCGCTGTGAGTGTCCAACCTCCAGTATCGAGGTGACTTCAACCTGTGAGCCAAATTTCGAG TCCCAGTTGGGGGTGTGTGAGGGTACAAAGGCCTGCGTCCTTTGTAAGGCCTGGAAGAccggagagaagaaagaggaagaggaatgCGCTAAGTGCCCCTTCGATATTGTCATGGTGGATGAACTTAAAGAAC GGGAGAAAGTGCTTGATTCGTGCAGTTTCCGTGATGAGGATGACTGTACATACTACTACACTGTTGAAAACCCTAAAAATCCTTCAATTAAAAAGTTGGAGGTTCAGGTACTCGAAAAGAAAG ATTGTCCCCCTGCTAGTCTCCTGTGGTTGCTCCCTCTCCTTTTGTTCCTCTTGTTACTGCTGGcacttctgctgctctgctgctggaaatattGTGCCTGCTGCAAAACCTGCTGCCag AGCTGTCTTGCCCTGCTGCCTTGCTGTAGGAGAG GTCGCATGGTTGGCTTCAAGGAAGACGAGTATTTGCTCCGCCAGTCTTTGCTCACTTCAGACCATCTGGACACACCGATGGTGAGGACCGGCCCACCCAAAGGAACCGATGTGGTTCGCTGGAAGGTTACTGATAACGTACACCGAGGACCCAATCACCCCCAGGCTCTGATAAAGCCCAACCCTAAAGAGTCCA TCCAGTTCCCGGTCTCCCTCCGGCTGAACAGGCTGTTTTCTGAGAACTTGTCCCGGCACGAATCCAGAGAAGCTGAACAGCTCCGCAAGGAAGTCGGCGATAAT CTAAATGAAGTGTACAAGCAGATTCCCGGCGCCCAGAAGGTGCAAAAGACCTCATTCAG AATGCAGAGAAATGCTGGGAAAAG GCACGACTATGTCATCATGGACACAGTCTTGTCTGCTCCTCGTGGCAGCTACCCTGATATTGTCAAACTCACAGAGAAAAATGTCCAGTCTGGAAACTTCCAAGACCTCAAAGTGGTGCCCGGCTACTACACCGTGGCCACAGACAAAG AGGCTGCGGGAGCCGTAGAGTTCCAAGAAGGTGTGGAGTCAGTAGACGTTCACGTGCCGCTCTTCGTCAAGGACGAAGATGACGACAAGAAGCAGTTGCTGGTGGAGGCCATGGATGTGCCACTGGGCATTGCTGAGATTGGAAAACGTTTGGTgaacatcaccatcatcaaaGAGCATG CCACCAGTGTCTTTTCGTTCCTCCAGCCGGCCTACACCTACAGCAGGCAGGACAAGGTGGCCAACATCCCAATCAGCAGAGAGATCATAGAGGACGGACGCACACAGGTCACCTACCGTACACGGGACCTCACAGCCAAGGATAAGAAG GACTATGTGAACGTTGAAGGAGACCTGTCCTATGTTGCTGGTGAGACCCAGAAAACAGTGCCTGTACGTCTGCTGGAGCTGGGTGAGAAAGATGGCCTCCTGGAGGATAAGCAGGTCAAGCAGTTTGTCATGGACCTCAGTAACCCACGGCAGGGCGCCAAGCTGGGACGCTACCCGAGAACGACCGTCACCATCACCGACCAACCAG AGCCCAGTGTGATGATGTTCAAAAAGGGCACCCAAAACTTCACCACGTCTGACCCAACGTACACCGTCCCTGTGGTCCGCACTCGCAACCAGGACAGTACTGCCACAGTGAAATGGCGTACCAAGAAGGCCCAGCGCTTTGAGCTGTCCGGCCCACTGAAGTTTGCTCCTGGAGAGACGGAGAAGAACATTGTGATCGACCCGAGGGCTCATCCTGGCCCAATCAAAAATGAGACCATCCAACTGGAGCTGTTTGACCCAAGTAGCAACGCGTCtgtgggagagaggaagacCACCCTCATCAATGTCACTGAAGGAG AAATTGCCCAGATGCAGCAGAAGGGCTACATAAACCAGAAAGCCACCTCCCCTGGTGGGCACCTTCCCTCCCCAGCAAACCTTAACGCCAAAGCAACAGGACCCAGAAACATCCACCTCAACTGGGACCCACCTCCTGGTAACCCCATGGGGTACAAG GTTAAGTATTGGATCTATGGCGACGCAGAGAAAGACGCCCAGGTCTTAGATGTGACGGCTCCTCAAGCTGAGTTGACCAACCTGTACCCCTACTGTGACTATGAGATGCGTGTGTGCGCCTACAATTCAATAGGAGATGGCTACGATACAGACATGGTTGCCTGTCAGACACTGGAGGATG TGCCCGGAGAACCTGGACGCCTGGCCTTTAACGTCATCAGTCCGACGGTCACTCAGGTCAGCTGGGGAGAGCCTGCAGAGACCAATGGCAACATTACAGCGTATGAGGTCATCTACACGCCCATCGATGACGAACTGA AGCCGGTGGGCGCCGCCAAGAAAGTCAAGATCGACAACCCCAAGAAGCGAATGCTGTTGATCGAGAACCTCCAGAACGGCCAGACCTACCAGTACAAGGTCCGCGCCAAGAACAGCGTGGGCTGGGGCCCCTTCAGAGATGCCTCCATCAACCTGGCATCACAGCCTGCCAGACCTCTGTCCA TTCCCATCATTCCGGACATCCCCATTGTGGATGCAGAGGCAGGAGATGAGTATGACAGCTACTTGATGTACAGCAATGAGGTGCTGAAGTCCCCCGCAGGCTCCAAGACACCCAGCGTCTCTGGTGATG ATTACGTGATGAACGGGAAGTGGGACCAGAACTTCCTTTTCCCGGGAGGATCAGTGACGCGCAACATGTCCGCATCATCCTCTCCTATGTCCACTCTGAGCTCAAATTACAGAGGGGCaggcggcggcagcggctccTTTACCACAGAAACATCCACGACTTACATGTCCGGACCAG GAAGCACACGTAGACAGGACATGATCGGAGGAGTGCACACGTCAGAAGTCATCATGAGGAAACGCTCAGAGAACAGGGGCTACACGGATGAAAACATCCGGGACTCCATCGTCATGGGAGATGTGCTGAGCAAGTTCCCAGATCTAG GTGGGTTTGGCTACACTGGGATGCAGAGCAGCTCTCAGAGCCAGTTCAGCTACAGCCTGTCTCAGGGTTCGAGGGCCAGGAACCAGTCTACGGACGTCAGTGAAGCCCTATATAATCTGGACAGGGTGCTGCAGG ATGCTCGACATTCTCCTGGAGTTCCAGACACCCCCAGCAGACTGGTGTTTTCTGCTCTGGGTCCCACTGCCCTCAAAGTGAGCTGGCAGGAGCCCCATTGTGAGAAAGACATCCTGGGCTACTGTGTTCTCTACCAGCTGCTCAATGGAG GTGACGTGAAACGTATTGATGTGACCAACCCAGCAGAGAACTCTGTGATCATCCAGGACCTGCTGCCCAACCACTCCTACCTATTTAAGGTGAAGGCTCAGAGCCAGGAGGGCTGggggccagagagagagggagtcaTCACCATCGAGTCTGCAGTCGACCCCAAGAGTCCCCTCAGCCCCATGCCAG gCTCGCCATTTACTCTGAGCACCCCCAGTGCCCCGGGCCCCCTGGTCTTCACCGCCCTGAGTCCTGATTCCCTGCAGCTCAGCTGGGAGAAGCCCCGTAAACCCAACGGAGACATCCTGGGCTATGTGGTCACCTGCGAACAGCTGCATGGTGGAG GAGACGTGCGCTCCTTCCAGGTGAACGGCGACAGCGCAGAGACCAGCCTGACCGTCCCAAACCTGGCCGAGAACGTTCCCTACAAGTTTAAAGTTCAGGCTCGAACCACGCAGGGCTTCGGTCCTGAGAGGGAGGGCATCATCACCATCGAGTCTCAGGATGGGA GCGCTTTGTCTCAGTACAACAGCCAATCAATGACGAGGAGGGAAGTTTTCCACATGCCGACAGAGGTCAGCACGAGAACCAACGTCTCCCACACCATGCTCGACGACCCCTACTTCTCAG ATGGGATGATGATGACCACACAGCACACGGAGACCGCCGGCATGGTGACGCGGCAATTCACCAAGGAAGTGGTCCAGAGGAGCGTCATGGGAGAAACCACGGTCACAAAGAAGATGTTTTATGAGTCATAA
- the LOC139220060 gene encoding uncharacterized protein codes for MTAGLVRLLSATASDHSWSPNMAPKDPLLGTLKVCVLNLQSDGDTVTDTNPHLASCCELLELVFRKGLQQPVLSLVHRDYWQCFEQLIHQDACGRLSALSLVVEQTRACRKLLSAQGRGRYLLRLALGRKVLPQFITHLLHTPRVLEWYSPAMSLLRNEEFVEPFMSLLLVLSHMEFKLNVENCSFLDESWLIPVCETYEVVPCREVGMVLRYLSGRVFVLDLVPGSQAHVDKFISPGDLIDEINGTSLRNSKSGQAGVVLSRLKGSPLSINVLRWRAHDGTVYRPLIKLLRTLRMENPTLQLSPASSQQSATKDERTSPSQCLKEGRIVYIVQFLGKANIGMFGGKEVLQHAIPQVLQKNLPSKEVLLDMKETHLTCTDRSSKLELFEHHYPEISCVGRFGQPDYTIFAFCVADSPETPQSTGFCCVALRASTIKECEEIVCRIATGFKHTEWFV; via the exons ATGACAGCAGGCTTGGTGCGTCTGCTGTCAGCGACAGCCTCCGATCACAGCTGGTCCCCCAACATGGCTCCTAAAGACCCTCTGCTCGGCACTCTCAAAG TCTGTGTCCTGAACCTGCAGTCAGATGGAGACACCGTGACCGACACCAACCCTCACCTCGCTTCTTGCTGTGAGCTTCTTGAGCTGGTCTTTAGGAAGGGGCTTCAAC AGCCAGTTCTCAGTCTGGTACACAGAGACTACTGGCAGTGTTTTGAACAGCTGATCCACCAAGATGCCTGTGGCAG gctgtcTGCCCTGTCCTTGGTGGTGGAGCAGACCAGAGCTTGCAGGAAGCTGCTCTCAGCTCAGGGCCGAGGCCGCTACCTGCTCAGACTGGCCCTCGGCCGCAAGGTTCTGCCACAGTtcatcacacacctgctgcACACCCCCAGAGTCCTGGAG TGGTACAGTCCGGCAATGTCACTCCTCAGGAATGAGGAATTCGTGG AGCCTTTCATGTCACTGCTGCTTGTCCTCTCTCACATGGAGTTTAAACTGAACGTAGAG AATTGCAGTTTTCTGGATGAGAGCTGGCTCATACCG GTGTGTGAGACATATGAAGTGGTGCCCTGTCGGGAGGTAGGGATGGTGTTGAG atATCTCAGTGGGCGCGTCTTTGTCCTCGATCTGGTGCCTGGGAGTCAGGCTCATGTCGACAAGTTTATCTCTCCTGGTGACCTCATTGATGAGATCAACGGGACCTCGTTGCGGAACTCCAAGAGTGGACAG GCAGGTGTGGTTTTGTCTCGGCTGAAGGGCAGCCCTCTGTCCATCAATGTCCTGCGGTGGAGGGCTCACGATGGAACAGTGTATCGGCCCCTTATCAAACTCCTGCGGACCCTGAGGATGGAGAACCCCACCCTACAGCTCAGTCCTGCTTCCTCCCAACAGTCAGCCACCAAGGACGAGAGAACCTCTCCGTCACAGTGTCTCAAAGAGGGAAG AATTGTGTACATAGTGCAGTTCTTGGGAAAGGCAAACATTGGAATG TTTGGAGGCAAGGAAGTGCTACAGCACGCCATTCCACAAGTGTTGCAGAAAAACCTGCCCAGCAAG GAAGTGCTTTTAGACATGAAGGAAACCCATTTGACCTGCACAGACAGAAGCAGTAAACTG GAGCTGTTTGAACATCATTATCCAGAGATTTCGTGTGTGGGGAGATTTGGTCAACCAGACTACACCATATTTGCATTCTGTGTGGC AGACTCCCCAGAAACCCCTCAGTCGACAGGCTTCTGCTGTGTGGCACTCCGAGCCAGCACCATTAAGGAGTGTGAGGAGATAGTCTGCCGTATTG CTACGGGTTTCAAGCATACGGAGTGGTTTGTATGA
- the LOC139220214 gene encoding butyrophilin subfamily 1 member A1, whose translation MMKDCLQFLIEPAKKLKIRLKESRKRVKLEKKEPLVESQLFIMELARELNKICQRSNILGHIWTSEDVWPASVCREFIVEWAAVLEKRVQPRIIPTDFQYEKPEKKDWKGHLFCMLEAGGECDMGPHKRVIMDWTREIKSRPQPTVWPGEPVLMMLDDLEFQWKRGRLPNLLPAMELVMLAVLNADSPVKEDVTKQWLVRKQRSQKTDAVRYIPHSVWNWICDAAEEVTLDSDSANPDLLLSSDEKRMRCGLQRQEVPRCQKRFNGWWCAAGRESYASGRHYWEVEVGERDWRLGVAKASAARQGFRSFNTDTGYLTLRLERGTDLKALTVPATPLPQCMVPRKVGVYLDYEQGQLSFYDVEKRSHLYTFNEKFTEELFPVFGTVEVVKELVLRPADVRQPCLCPGPCLWN comes from the exons ATGATGAAGGACTGCCTGCAGTTCCTTATCGAGCCGGCCAAAAAGCTTAAGATCCGACTCAAG GAGTCTCGTAAGCGAGTTAAACTTGAGAAGAAGGAGCCGCTTGTGGAGAGTCAATTATTTATTATGGAATTGGCCCGAGAACTCAACAAAATTTGCCAG AGGTCAAACATCCTCGGCCACATCTGGACCAGCGAGGACGTCTGGCCGGCCAGTGTGTGTCGTGAGTTCATCGTGGAATGGGCTGCTGTGTTGGAGAAGAGAGTACAG CCGAGGATCATCCCGACTGACTTCCAGTATGAGAAACCAGAGAAGAAAGACTGGAAGGGACACCTCTTCTGCATGCTGGAGGCAGGGGGGGAGTGCGACATGGGGCCCCACAAACGAGTCATCATGGACTGGACACGGGAGATTAAAAGCAGACCTCAG CCCACCGTCTGGCCGGGCGAGCCTGTGCTCATGATGCTGGACGACCTGGAATTCCAGTGGAAGAGGGGTCGACTGCCCAACCTGCTCCCAGCCATGGAGCTGGTCATGCTGGCAGTGCTGAATGCCGACAGCCCCGTCAAG gaggaCGTGACAAAGCAGTGGCTGGTGAGAAAGCAGAGGAGCCAGAAGACTg ACGCTGTCCGCTACATCCCCCACAGTG TCTGGAATTGGATTTGTGATGCTGCAG AGGAAGTGACTCTGGACTCAGACTCCGCCAACCCTGACCTGCTCCTCTCCAGCGATGAAAAGCGCATGCGGTGCGGCCTGCAGCGCCAGGAAGTCCCACGGTGCCAGAAACGCTTCAACGGCTGGTGGTGCGCCGCGGGCCGGGAGAGCTACGCCTCCGGGCGCCactactgggaggtggaggtgggtgAGCGGGACTGGCGGCTGGGCGTGGCCAAGGCGTCTGCGGCGAGGCAGGGCTTCCGCTCattcaacacagacacaggctaCCTGACCCTCCGTCTGGAGAGGGGCACAGATCTGAAAGCCCTGACGGTGCCCGCCACCCCGCTGCCACAGTGCATGGTGCCCAGGAAGGTCGGGGTGTACCTGGACTATGAGCAGGGCCAGCTGTCCTTCTACGACGTGGAGAAGCGCTCCCACCTGTACACCTTCAACGAGAAGTTCACAGAGGAACTGTTCCCCGTGTTCGGGACTGTGGAGGTGGTCAAAGAGCTGGTGCTAAGGCCTGCAGACGTCAGACAGCCGTGCCTCTGCCCCGGGCCCTGCCTCTGGAACTGA
- the LOC139220064 gene encoding histone H3.3A produces the protein MARTKQTARKSTGGKAPRKQLATKAARKSAPSTGGVKKPHRYRPGTVALREIRRYQKSTELLIRKLPFQRLVREIAQDFKTDLRFQSAAIGALQEASEAYLVGLFEDTNLCAIHAKRVTIMPKDIQLARRIRGERA, from the exons ATGGCCCGTACCAAGCAGACCGCCCGTAAATCCACCGGAGGAAAGGCGCCAAGGAAGCAGCTCGCTACCAAGGCAGCCAGGAAGAGCGCCCCATCCACAGGCGGCGTGAAGAAGCCCCATCGCTACAG GCCCGGAACTGTGGCTCTGAGGGAGATCCGTCGTTACCAGAAGTCCACAGAGTTGCTCATTCGCAAGCTGCCCTTCCAGCGTCTGGTGAGAGAGATTGCCCAGGACTTCAAGACTGATCTGCGCTTTCAGAGTGCTGCCATTGGCGCTCTTCAG GAAGCCAGTGAGGCTTACCTGGTGGGTCTGTTCGAGGACACCAACCTGTGCGCCATCCATGCCAAGCGTGTCACCATCATGCCCAAAGACATCCAGCTGGCCCGTAGGATAAGGGGCGAGAGGGCATAA